Genomic segment of Pasteurella multocida subsp. multocida OH4807:
CGACCAGTTCCAATATGCAATTGTATGAGTTTTATCATATTGTAGATAAAACACTACTCGATAAATTGGCAGAAGCCTGTTTAAGCCAACAAGCTGCGACAACAGCACAACAAATGGTCGTTTTTGTCACGCGTCAAGATTTATATCAACAACGTGCTCAAGCCATTTTAGCGTTTGAAATTGATAATATTAAACGTAACAGCCCACCTGAGCGCCACGCTAACCGAATAAAAGGCAAAACGAATTATTATGCGAAATTAATGCCTTTTGCCTATCGGCGTTGTTTCGGTTTATTCGGTCTTGTTAGAAAGCTACTCGCCAAAACTATGAGTCTATGGCGCCCCATTTATACTGAGATGTCTGAATCAGATATGCGCGTTGTCACCCATAAAAGC
This window contains:
- a CDS encoding hypothetical protein (COG0778 Nitroreductase), whose product is MALSDLLQRRRAVRYFDPEHPLDSENVKQCLQLATLAPTSSNMQLYEFYHIVDKTLLDKLAEACLSQQAATTAQQMVVFVTRQDLYQQRAQAILAFEIDNIKRNSPPERHANRIKGKTNYYAKLMPFAYRRCFGLFGLVRKLLAKTMSLWRPIYTEMSESDMRVVTHKSCALVAQTFMLAMAEQGYDTCPLEGFDSARVKKILQLLSGAEINMIVCCGVRKAGRGIWGERYRVPFEQVYRIK